The DNA segment GCGAGTTGTTCCCGTTGTTCATGGGCCGCCCCGAGTTGCTGCCCGCCGAATGGCGGCGCGATATGGATGCAGCATATGGGCAAACCGAATTGGCGCGGATTGTCGCAGATTATGTCTCTGGCATGACCGACCGGTTTGCGATTCAGGAACATGCACGTCTGATCCGTGGCGAGAAGCCCGTGGGCGCCCGTTACCTGTAAGGGGGCGTCATGGCGGGGCGTTCAGATGTAATGCTGGGTGACTTTGCCATGCGCGCCGCCGCATTGGGTATCTCGGAAAAAGCTCTGCCGGGTCTCGGTCGGTGGCGACGGTATCTGGCTGCTGTGATCGGGGTTCGAGGCCGCCATTGCCGCGCGCCAAACCGCAGATCCGACGTGATACGCCTTTATTCCACTTGACACAAAGGCCATGACTGGCGGACCTTGGACGGGCTGGTGCAGCCCGTCTTGTCTGTGCCACCAAAATAACGGGAGGTGGGTTTCATGCTTGTCAGTCAGATTATTCGTAACAAACCGCAACAGGGCGTAATAACGGTCAGCCCTGGTTCCTCATTGGGCGACGCCGCCAAGTTGCTGTCGCAAAAGCGAATCGGTGCCGTTGTGGTGTCACAGGATGGCGAAAAGGTCGCTGGCATATTGTCCGAACGTGACATCGTACGCGAGTTAGGCAAACGTGGCGCGGAATGCCTGTCCGACAAGGTCGACGATGTGATGACGCGCAGCGTTTTTGGCTGTAGCCCCGAAGACAGCACCGATCTGGTTTTGCAGACAATGACACAGAAACGCTTTCGCCACTTGCCCGTGATGGAGGGGGAGAAGATGATCGCGCTTGTCTCGATCGGGGATGTGGTGGCGGCGAAGATGTCAGAGCTGCAACTGGAAAAAGACGCGCTGACCGGCATGATCATGGGCTATTGAGCGCCGCTTTTTACAGCCGAAGGCTTGCATATCCCTGCGCAATATTGTTGCGTTCCCCCAGAGGGCAGACATGAGGGGGACGCCGATGCGCATCGGACTTTATCCGGGGACTTTCGACCCGCTGACACTGGGGCATCGCGATATCATCACGCGCGCGGCGCAGCTTGTGGACAGGCTGGTGATCGGCGTTGCGATCAACCGTGACAAGGGCCCGCTGTTCACGCTGGAAGAGCGGGTGGCGATGATCGAGGCCGAGGTGACGGACCTGCGCGAACGCACGGGCGTCGATATTGTGGCCCATCCATTCGAGAATCTGTTGATTGATTGCGCGCGCGATGTGGGCGCGTCGATCATCATTCGGGGGCTGCGCGCGGTGACGGATTTTGAATATGAATTTCAGATGGTGGGGATGAACCTCGCCATGGATGACAGTATCGAGACAGTGTTCCTGATGGCCGAAGCGCGGCATCAGGCGATTGCCTCGAAACTGGTCAAGGAAATCGCGCGGCTGGGCGGGGACGTGTCGAAATTCGTCTCGCCCCCGATCCGCGAGGCGCTGCTTGCCAAATACGGCTAAGGGTCAGGTGCCGTAAACGGCCTCTGCGGCAATTTTGGCCGCGTCAGGCTGGTAGATGTCAAGATCGATGGCCACTGCCAGCGGCATGGCTTGCAACTTTGCCTTGGTGCGCGCATAGGCGGCGCGCTTCTTAAGGCGATTTTGCACTTTGGTCAGAAGCGAGGTCATAGTCGGCTCCTTTCGGGGGCTGTGTGTCCCTGCGAAGATGTGCTATGCTGCAGCGCAGCACAACCGCCAGAGTTGCAGGGCCGCGTTGCACTGAATGCAAGTGTGAGCGGTAACAATTGCTACGCCCCGCGCGTGCGAAGACGGATTAGCACCGTGCCGCACAGAAATGAAAAAGCCGCACCAGCAGGTGCGGCTTTCTGAAAGCATAGGCGTTTGTTCTTACTTCGCCTGCGCCATCGCGGCTGCCGTATCCAGCATCCGGTTGGAAAAGCCCCATTCATTATCATACCATGACAGAATGCGCACCATGCGCCCCTCCAGCACCTTGGTTTGGTCCAGATGGAAGATCGACGAGCGCGGGTCATGGTTGAAATCCATCGACACATTGGGCTGGTCGGTCACGCCCAGAACCCCTTTCAGGGGGCCTGACGCGGCCGCAGCGATCATGGCTGTGTTGATCTCGTCGGCAGTGACATCGCGCGCGGCCTCGAATGTCAGGTCCACGACCGAGACATTGGGGGTCGGCACGCGGATGGCGACACCGTCCAGTTTTCCCGCCAGTTCTGGCAATACCAACCCCACAGCCTTGGCGGCACCGGTGCTGGTGGGGATCAGGCTCATGGCTGCGGCGCGGGCGCGGTACATGTCCTTGTGCATCGTATCCAGCGTGGGTTGATCACCGGTATAGCTGTGAATGGTCGTCATGAATCCGCGCGAAATACCGACGGCGTCATTCAGGACTTTCACCACCGGGGCCAGACAGTTGGTTGTGCATGACCCGTTCGATACGATCCTGTCATCCGCCGTCAGACTGTCGTGGTTCACGCCGTATACGATGGTCTTGTCCGCGCCCTTGGAAGGGGCCGAGACCAGTACCTTGCCGGCGCGTCCCAGATGCAGCTTGGCTTTGTCGGCATCGGTGAAAATGCCGGTGCATTCCAACACGATGTCGATATCGTCCCAAGGCAGTTCGGCAGGGTCGCGGGCGGAGGTTACCTTGATGGGACCGCGCCCGACATTAATCGTGTCGCCATCCACTGTCACCTCAGTCGGAAACCTGCCATGGACCGAGTCAAAACGCAGCAGATGCGCATTGCTCTCGACCGGGCCGAGGTCGTTGATGGCAACGATCTCCAGATCATCGCGCTGTTGTTCTACCAGCGCGCGGAGCACAAGCCGCCCGATCCGGCCAAACCCGTTGATTGCAAGACGTGTGGTCATTGGTTTCTCCTCACGAAAATATGTGTTTGCGCTAACACAATGTGGCGAGTGATTTCAAGTGCGATGCGCACCAGCGCAGTTTAAGTTCAGCAGATTGTGCAGCCTTGGGCGCGATTTGGGGTATGGGGCTGATAGCCTGCCGCCATGAGCCGGAAAATACCGCCCGCCACGTCGATCACCGGAACGTCCAGTTCCGGGGCGATCAGGCGCGCCGCGCGCGCTGTCCGATTGCCCGTGCGGCAGATAAGAGCAACCGGTTGTCCCGGTTGCAGATGCGGTTGCAGCGCTTTCATGAAGCTTGCCGGATCATTGAATGTCAGCAAAAGCGCATTTGGCAAGACACCGGTTTCAACCCATTCCTGTGGCTGGCGAATATCAACCAGCAAGACCGGAACCTCCTCCAGCTGTTGTGCCGAAGGCTCTGCCGTATAGACCTGTTGTGCTGTCGCGGGTGCGATAAACATAAAAGCGGCAAGCAGAGACAGGGCAATACGTTTCATGAATAGACCTCTTTGATTTAATGAATGTGTAACGTGCTTCTCGTGCACGCAAAAGGTGACAAAACATCACAATGAGAAGACCCGCCAGCGGGCTGACGGGTCTTTTCATTCTGCGCAAATCTGTGGGGCAGGGTCAGTGGATCAGGCGGCCCATCGCAGCGGCCACATCGGCCATGCGGCACGAAAACCCCCATTCGTTGTCATACCATGCCAGTACCCGCACCATGCGACGCCCGACAACCTTGGTCTGGTCCGGTGCGAAAATCGAAGAATAGGGTGTGTGATTAAAATCAATCGAGACTTTCGGCTCCGGGTCATAGGACAGAACGGCCCCCATCGCCCCGGCGGCTGCCTCGCGCACGATCTCGTTGACATCGGCCACTGTCACATCGCGGCCTGCCTGAAAGGTCAGATCTACGGCGCTGACATTGGGGGTTGGCACCCGCAGGGCTGTTCCATCCAGCTTGCCTGCCAATTCTGGCAGAACCTCGCCAAGCGCTTTTGCTGCCCCGGTCGAGGTGGGGATCATCGCCATCGCGGCGGCGCGGGCACGGTAAAGATCCTTGTGGCGGCGATCCAACGTCGGTTGGTCGCCGGTATAGCTGTGAACTGTCGTCATGATGCCCGATTCAATGCCGATGGCATCGTTCAGAACCTTGGCCAGCGGGGCCAGACAGTTTGTCGTGCAAGAGCCGTTTGAAACAACCAGATGCTCTGGCCGCAGTAAACGATGGTTCACGCCGTAAACAATCGTGGCATCTGCGTTCTTTGCGGGTGCCGATACCAGCACGCGGCTAGCCCCGCGTGTCAGATGAACCGCCGCCTTGTCGCGTTCATTAAACTTGCCGGTGCATTCCAGAACGACGTCTATGCCATCCCAGTCCAGGTCTTCCGGCTCATAGGTCGACATGACCTTGATCGGCCCACGGCCCAGATCAAGCGTGTCGCCGTCAACACGAATGGTGCCGGGAAACCGCCCATGCACCGAGTCGTATTTCAACAGATGGGCATTTGTCTCAATCGGGCCAGTGGCGTTGATCCTCACAACCTCGACATCGTTGCGTGCACTCTCGGCGATATGGGCCAAGGTGCACCGTCCGATGCGTCCGAACCCGTTGATCCCAATGGTGATGGTCATGACTGTAACTCCGCGCTGTGCCGTTGCGTCGGGTATAGCCAGCACAAGGCGTCGAAAAAAGGGCGAAAGCCGACACGAATAATGTCGTTAGCGCAATCTTCGGATGATAGCGCCACCGTTTGTGACTGGTTTGGCCCCGTCTTCGGGTTTTGTCGACTTGCGCTACTGCGCGCTGCGTTGCATGTAGGGGCGGGGCAGACAGCAGCGGAGCGCAGGCATAGTGGCTTTTCTGGAAAACATATTCAGCCTGATCGACATGCGATCCTTCTCGTCGGTCTGGTTCTGGATAGTTGTGGCGCTGTTTTGGTCAGCCGCCAGCCAGTTTGTGCTGGGCGCGTCTTTTGATCTGATCACACGTGCACGGCGCGACGGGTTGCAGAATATGGAAGATCTGCAAACGCTTGTCGAAATACATGTCCGGCGCAAATTGTCCCTGATGCGGCGGGCAGGGCATTGGATTGTTGGCTTTGCGGCGGCGGTTCTGACATTGGTGCTGATGCTGGCCTTTGCGTACCGCTTGGAATTTGCACAGGCCGTGTTTCTGCTGATCTTCCCGCTGACCTTGGTGCGGTTGCTGGAATTGCGTCTGTCCTTTCGGATTGAGCGCGAGTCGATGCAGGGTTTGCAATTATGTCGCGCGCTGCTGCGGCATCGCTTCTGGGTGCAGTGCCTTGGGGTTGTTACTATTTTTGCCACAGCGGTCTGGGGCATGCTGCATGTGCTGTCGCGCTCTGCGTTGAGTATGTAAGCGCGGCATCTGCGGAAAAAGGACTTCATCATCATGACAGTGGCGACTGAGACGGTCATTCTGGGTGGCGCGCCCGAAGGCTATGACGCGCAACTGCTTGCGCGCGAGCTTGAGCGGGCATCCAGCAGCGTGATCCATGTCGCGCGTGATGACAAACGCGCCGAGGCAATGGCACAAGCCTTGGCATTCTGCGCGCCGAATACCAGCGTGCTGCGTTTTCCTGCGTGGGATTGTCTGGCGTATGACCGTGTCTCGCCCAACCCGGAGATTGCGTCAAACCGGATGGCGACGCTGGCGGCACTGGCGCAGGGGGTGCCGGGTCCATTCATCTTGCTGACCACCCTCTCGGCGGCACAACAACGCGTACCTGCGCGCGACGTTGTTGCGCGTGCGTCCTTTCGCGCCGAGGTGGGGCGGCGTATTGATGAAGCGGCACTGCGCAACTGGCTGGTGCGCATGGGCTTTTCGCAATCGCCTACGGTTACTGAACCGGGTGATTTTGCCATTCGGGGTGGTATTTTCGACATCTATCCACCGGGCGAAAGCGGGCCTGTGCGGCTGGACCTGTTCGGCGATGTGCTGGACGGCGCGCGCCGGTTTGATCCCGCTAC comes from the Roseinatronobacter monicus genome and includes:
- a CDS encoding CBS domain-containing protein, encoding MLVSQIIRNKPQQGVITVSPGSSLGDAAKLLSQKRIGAVVVSQDGEKVAGILSERDIVRELGKRGAECLSDKVDDVMTRSVFGCSPEDSTDLVLQTMTQKRFRHLPVMEGEKMIALVSIGDVVAAKMSELQLEKDALTGMIMGY
- the coaD gene encoding pantetheine-phosphate adenylyltransferase encodes the protein MRIGLYPGTFDPLTLGHRDIITRAAQLVDRLVIGVAINRDKGPLFTLEERVAMIEAEVTDLRERTGVDIVAHPFENLLIDCARDVGASIIIRGLRAVTDFEYEFQMVGMNLAMDDSIETVFLMAEARHQAIASKLVKEIARLGGDVSKFVSPPIREALLAKYG
- the gap gene encoding type I glyceraldehyde-3-phosphate dehydrogenase is translated as MTTRLAINGFGRIGRLVLRALVEQQRDDLEIVAINDLGPVESNAHLLRFDSVHGRFPTEVTVDGDTINVGRGPIKVTSARDPAELPWDDIDIVLECTGIFTDADKAKLHLGRAGKVLVSAPSKGADKTIVYGVNHDSLTADDRIVSNGSCTTNCLAPVVKVLNDAVGISRGFMTTIHSYTGDQPTLDTMHKDMYRARAAAMSLIPTSTGAAKAVGLVLPELAGKLDGVAIRVPTPNVSVVDLTFEAARDVTADEINTAMIAAAASGPLKGVLGVTDQPNVSMDFNHDPRSSIFHLDQTKVLEGRMVRILSWYDNEWGFSNRMLDTAAAMAQAK
- a CDS encoding rhodanese-like domain-containing protein, with amino-acid sequence MKRIALSLLAAFMFIAPATAQQVYTAEPSAQQLEEVPVLLVDIRQPQEWVETGVLPNALLLTFNDPASFMKALQPHLQPGQPVALICRTGNRTARAARLIAPELDVPVIDVAGGIFRLMAAGYQPHTPNRAQGCTIC
- the gap gene encoding type I glyceraldehyde-3-phosphate dehydrogenase, giving the protein MTITIGINGFGRIGRCTLAHIAESARNDVEVVRINATGPIETNAHLLKYDSVHGRFPGTIRVDGDTLDLGRGPIKVMSTYEPEDLDWDGIDVVLECTGKFNERDKAAVHLTRGASRVLVSAPAKNADATIVYGVNHRLLRPEHLVVSNGSCTTNCLAPLAKVLNDAIGIESGIMTTVHSYTGDQPTLDRRHKDLYRARAAAMAMIPTSTGAAKALGEVLPELAGKLDGTALRVPTPNVSAVDLTFQAGRDVTVADVNEIVREAAAGAMGAVLSYDPEPKVSIDFNHTPYSSIFAPDQTKVVGRRMVRVLAWYDNEWGFSCRMADVAAAMGRLIH
- a CDS encoding component of SufBCD complex, producing MAFLENIFSLIDMRSFSSVWFWIVVALFWSAASQFVLGASFDLITRARRDGLQNMEDLQTLVEIHVRRKLSLMRRAGHWIVGFAAAVLTLVLMLAFAYRLEFAQAVFLLIFPLTLVRLLELRLSFRIERESMQGLQLCRALLRHRFWVQCLGVVTIFATAVWGMLHVLSRSALSM